A window of the Actinobacillus genomosp. 1 genome harbors these coding sequences:
- the ybeY gene encoding rRNA maturation RNase YbeY: MTTPIIDLQIATENSEDLPSLAQFTQWVQRALAHETQTEEFPETEITIRIVDEAESHELNLTYRGKDKPTNVLSFPFEVPEGIELPLLGDLIICRQVVEKEAQEQQISLESHWAHLAIHGTLHLLGYDHIEDAEAEEMEGLETEIMQSLGFEDPYISEKVIEE; the protein is encoded by the coding sequence ATGACAACACCAATTATTGATTTACAAATTGCTACTGAGAACAGTGAAGATCTTCCGTCTTTAGCACAATTTACCCAATGGGTGCAACGTGCGTTAGCGCACGAAACGCAAACCGAAGAGTTCCCTGAAACGGAAATCACGATTCGTATCGTGGACGAAGCGGAAAGCCACGAATTAAACTTAACCTATCGTGGTAAAGACAAACCGACCAATGTACTTTCATTTCCGTTTGAAGTGCCGGAAGGTATTGAATTGCCGTTATTAGGTGATCTGATTATTTGCCGCCAAGTGGTGGAAAAAGAAGCACAAGAACAACAAATTTCACTCGAATCACATTGGGCGCACTTAGCGATTCACGGCACACTACATTTGCTTGGTTACGATCATATTGAAGATGCAGAGGCGGAAGAAATGGAAGGTTTAGAAACCGAAATTATGCAAAGTTTAGGTTTTGAAGATCCGTATATATCAGAAAAAGTGATTGAAGAATAA
- a CDS encoding GNAT family N-acetyltransferase, producing MRKLVILAEMPPLDGGIVIHSGNISQAKQYLGQEHPYAIYDMRAEGGVCLNLDALAIIAGTIQAKGTLYLICPNWDTLEQQPDFDSQRWNSGKVIATPNFYRYFKALVQKFGFHLQTLAETDFSLPKQPLQCQATENLTPQQQKIFEKLPLDTSAIHLITAPRGRGKSTLAGKLAQQLAQTESVLITARSHSVLPSFWKSAAQNIPFFAPDHLLQKIAANQIAANSWLFIDESASLPLPMLHQFCEYFDKVVLTTTTHNYEGTGRGFSLKFPQQLTKQYREWRLTKPLRWDENDPLEQFIDELLIMSPPTGTNQYAEFYHLLAEAHYKTTPSDLRRLFDAQDQLLHSFSEHQRLVGGIWAVPEGGLEPELAEAIWRGERRPQGNLVAQYLCFQGNLLEACQLRSVRISRIAVQPELQQQGIGKRLISDFILQKIQQNRPLVDYVSVSFGLTEHLLHFWQQCGFQLVQITPTKEASSGYHSAMMLYPISAKGQRFVQQATARFERDLALQPFYAELQNMLPIRPLVQLQMDEQDWCNIEGFALAQRSLAASYVSLTRLYRQDPRNHGVLANLWQQFESIQGKKEWLDNLRSLVSSYLRYAR from the coding sequence ATGCGTAAACTGGTGATTTTAGCTGAAATGCCTCCGCTTGACGGGGGCATTGTTATTCATAGTGGCAATATCTCCCAAGCTAAACAATATTTGGGGCAAGAACACCCCTATGCAATTTATGATATGCGCGCTGAAGGCGGTGTATGTCTTAACTTAGACGCATTAGCGATTATTGCCGGTACGATTCAGGCAAAAGGTACGCTCTATCTCATTTGCCCGAATTGGGATACGTTGGAACAACAACCTGATTTTGACTCGCAACGCTGGAATAGCGGTAAAGTAATTGCTACGCCGAATTTCTATCGCTACTTTAAAGCATTGGTACAAAAATTCGGCTTTCACTTGCAAACATTGGCAGAAACGGACTTTAGTTTGCCAAAGCAGCCGCTCCAATGCCAAGCGACTGAAAATCTTACGCCACAACAGCAAAAAATCTTTGAAAAATTACCGCTTGATACCTCCGCTATTCATTTGATCACCGCACCTCGCGGACGAGGCAAATCAACCCTCGCCGGGAAATTAGCCCAGCAGTTAGCCCAAACGGAATCGGTACTGATTACTGCAAGAAGTCACTCGGTCTTACCTAGTTTTTGGAAGTCTGCTGCGCAGAATATTCCTTTTTTTGCACCCGATCATCTATTACAAAAAATCGCGGCAAACCAAATTGCGGCAAATAGTTGGTTATTTATTGATGAATCGGCAAGTTTGCCGTTACCAATGTTACATCAGTTCTGTGAGTATTTCGACAAAGTGGTCTTAACCACGACTACACATAATTATGAAGGTACCGGGCGAGGCTTTAGCCTGAAATTCCCACAACAGCTTACCAAGCAGTATCGAGAATGGCGACTGACTAAGCCGCTTCGTTGGGATGAAAATGATCCGTTGGAACAATTTATCGATGAGTTATTGATTATGTCACCGCCAACTGGAACTAATCAATATGCCGAGTTTTATCATTTACTGGCGGAAGCACATTACAAAACGACACCCAGCGATTTACGCCGATTATTTGATGCACAAGATCAGTTACTACATTCTTTCTCCGAGCATCAGCGTTTAGTCGGCGGCATTTGGGCTGTACCAGAAGGTGGTTTGGAACCTGAATTAGCTGAAGCCATTTGGCGGGGAGAACGCCGCCCACAAGGCAATTTAGTCGCACAATACCTTTGCTTCCAAGGTAACTTACTCGAAGCCTGTCAGCTACGTTCGGTACGCATCTCACGTATTGCGGTGCAACCTGAATTGCAACAGCAAGGAATTGGCAAGCGGTTAATTTCTGACTTTATTTTGCAAAAAATTCAGCAAAATCGACCGCTTGTGGATTATGTTTCAGTCAGCTTCGGACTCACGGAACATCTACTACATTTTTGGCAACAATGCGGTTTTCAGTTAGTGCAAATTACCCCGACTAAAGAAGCCAGTAGCGGCTATCACAGTGCGATGATGCTCTACCCGATTTCAGCCAAAGGTCAGCGGTTTGTACAACAAGCTACTGCCAGATTTGAACGAGATTTAGCATTACAGCCGTTTTATGCAGAATTGCAAAATATGTTGCCAATTCGACCGCTTGTGCAACTGCAAATGGACGAGCAAGACTGGTGCAATATAGAAGGCTTCGCATTAGCGCAACGTTCTCTGGCGGCAAGCTATGTAAGCCTAACACGTCTTTACCGGCAAGATCCTCGCAATCATGGTGTATTAGCCAATCTCTGGCAACAATTCGAGAGTATTCAAGGCAAAAAAGAATGGTTGGACAACTTGCGTAGCCTAGTTTCCAGCTACTTGCGATACGCACGTTAA